In Methanofollis fontis, the following proteins share a genomic window:
- a CDS encoding WD40 repeat domain-containing protein — translation MRRTAGIVLLLLSVMAAGAGAAPWTTAWQKGTAEAAIDVALSGDGRTVAVLNGPALTLYDATGSLLWEAPASHAGSVDISTDGSLIVAGGENLRAYHRDGEIAFRHDTGFFALGSGISPDGSTIAAGFDNSSLMIFRQDSNGSFEAAHILTTPADVTTLDLAMNGSHIVTGDREGFIRYYTGEGRLLWSYKTGSDLLSLVITDDGSRIIAGMDHGVVGLLTANGREAWKQTAGDRMPAVAIAGDGTVAAIGADGITVHSISEDTEESVGTTGVTALSLSADGSGMAAAFENRSVALVTIGEESTPAVTTPQGRTETTPSTPPRTETDAIPPTDAAPSPALIVAALGGAVLLALKRR, via the coding sequence ATGAGGCGAACAGCGGGGATCGTCCTCCTTCTCCTCTCCGTCATGGCGGCAGGCGCCGGTGCAGCGCCATGGACCACAGCGTGGCAGAAAGGAACGGCGGAGGCGGCAATCGACGTCGCCCTCTCCGGGGACGGCAGAACCGTTGCCGTCCTCAACGGACCAGCCCTGACGCTCTATGATGCCACCGGCAGTCTGCTCTGGGAGGCACCGGCATCCCATGCCGGATCGGTGGATATCAGCACGGACGGGTCCCTCATCGTAGCAGGGGGAGAGAACCTGCGGGCATATCACCGGGACGGAGAGATTGCGTTCAGGCACGACACCGGTTTTTTCGCCCTGGGAAGCGGCATCTCACCGGACGGTTCAACAATCGCCGCCGGTTTTGACAACTCCAGCCTGATGATATTCCGTCAGGACAGCAACGGATCCTTTGAAGCCGCCCATATCCTCACCACGCCTGCCGACGTGACCACACTCGACCTGGCAATGAATGGTTCCCACATCGTCACCGGTGACAGGGAAGGGTTCATCCGGTATTATACCGGTGAAGGCCGTCTTCTGTGGTCCTATAAAACCGGGAGCGACCTGCTCAGCCTTGTCATCACCGACGACGGGAGCAGGATCATCGCAGGCATGGACCATGGTGTGGTCGGTCTGCTCACCGCCAACGGCAGGGAGGCATGGAAACAGACGGCAGGCGACCGGATGCCCGCCGTGGCAATCGCCGGAGACGGAACGGTCGCCGCAATCGGTGCAGACGGGATCACCGTGCACTCGATCTCGGAAGACACGGAGGAGTCCGTCGGAACAACGGGTGTCACCGCCCTCTCCCTCTCCGCCGATGGATCGGGCATGGCAGCCGCATTCGAGAACAGGAGCGTTGCTCTCGTCACCATCGGAGAGGAGAGCACACCTGCCGTCACCACACCGCAGGGGAGGACAGAGACCACTCCGTCAACCCCTCCCAGGACAGAGACAGACGCCATACCGCCGACAGATGCCGCACCCTCACCCGCACTCATCGTTGCCGCACTCGGCGGCGCGGTGCTGCTGGCCCTCAAACGGCGATAA
- a CDS encoding DUF362 domain-containing protein, translating into MRTIVIPDLTGTHSRVVRAVVEAVEGAGGAPVIGYSPDGGAGTLRRLLAKTGIQDVIDECGCESVCLDDDTEMIPAPGALTFRRLMVAREVLDADAVICLPTLKSTCLNGYSGAVSFLCHYMPRAARIAYRRHVCSDPALYADLLLDVHATVPPSLSIMEGIAGIRGPDGPGFIMASTSSTVLDYTAAAAVGLDPLSVPTIGRAYGRGEGPGSLSEIRVFGTPPPGFSPGDGVVHPAGREKGPSLAVRLADRTLAARPLIDAERCTGCGVCADLCPTGAIRMKASALPRIRVAECIRCLRCQERCPADAVVVGLPLLARLFR; encoded by the coding sequence ATGCGGACAATCGTCATCCCTGATCTCACCGGCACCCATTCCCGGGTGGTGCGGGCGGTTGTGGAGGCGGTGGAGGGTGCCGGGGGTGCGCCGGTGATTGGATATTCGCCGGACGGCGGCGCTGGAACCCTTCGGCGCCTGCTCGCAAAAACCGGAATTCAGGATGTGATCGATGAGTGCGGGTGTGAATCTGTCTGTCTGGACGATGACACGGAGATGATCCCGGCGCCGGGCGCCCTCACCTTCCGGCGGTTGATGGTGGCACGAGAAGTGCTCGACGCAGATGCGGTGATCTGCCTCCCGACACTGAAGTCCACCTGTCTCAACGGGTATTCAGGTGCGGTCTCCTTCCTCTGCCATTACATGCCGCGTGCGGCGCGGATCGCCTATCGCCGTCATGTCTGCAGCGATCCTGCCCTGTATGCCGACCTCCTTCTGGACGTCCATGCGACCGTCCCCCCGTCCCTGTCGATCATGGAGGGCATCGCCGGGATCCGGGGTCCAGACGGTCCCGGTTTCATCATGGCCTCAACGAGTTCCACCGTGCTGGACTATACCGCCGCGGCGGCGGTTGGATTGGATCCCCTCTCCGTCCCCACCATCGGCCGCGCCTACGGGCGGGGAGAGGGTCCGGGGAGTCTCTCGGAGATACGGGTGTTCGGGACGCCTCCACCCGGATTTTCTCCGGGTGATGGTGTGGTGCACCCGGCAGGGAGGGAAAAGGGCCCCTCTCTTGCAGTCCGCCTTGCCGACCGGACGCTCGCCGCCCGTCCGCTGATTGATGCGGAGCGGTGCACCGGATGCGGGGTGTGTGCAGATCTCTGCCCGACCGGTGCAATCCGTATGAAGGCTTCAGCCCTTCCCCGCATCCGGGTGGCGGAGTGCATCCGGTGCCTCAGGTGTCAGGAGCGCTGCCCGGCAGATGCAGTGGTGGTCGGGCTCCCGCTGTTGGCACGCCTGTTCAGGTGA
- a CDS encoding LemA family protein, translated as MDILTLVLIAVIVIVVLALIGWIVSIYNRFMSLKNSAEATIGQIRVAMKKRLDQIEQLLGAVRSYAAFEKETLTQVTEMRANVAKAGPGDLNEVERQSRSIFGRLLAVAEAYPDLKTQATVSDLMSSIKSIEDEIARQRYTYNNIAQQLNTMTETIPSNIVASLIHMQKLDYLEFEEEIQRAPKIEF; from the coding sequence ATGGATATCCTGACACTCGTGTTGATTGCCGTCATCGTTATCGTGGTGCTGGCGCTGATCGGCTGGATCGTTTCCATATATAACCGCTTCATGAGCCTGAAAAATTCTGCCGAGGCCACCATCGGGCAGATCCGGGTCGCAATGAAGAAACGTCTCGACCAGATCGAGCAGCTCCTGGGTGCGGTGCGGAGCTATGCCGCCTTTGAGAAGGAGACCCTGACACAGGTCACCGAGATGCGTGCGAACGTCGCAAAAGCAGGCCCGGGCGACCTGAACGAGGTCGAACGGCAGTCCCGCTCCATCTTCGGCAGGTTGCTGGCGGTGGCCGAGGCCTACCCCGACCTCAAGACGCAGGCCACGGTCTCGGACCTGATGTCTTCGATCAAGAGTATCGAGGACGAGATCGCCCGCCAGCGCTACACCTACAACAACATCGCCCAGCAGCTGAACACCATGACCGAGACCATCCCCTCAAACATCGTCGCATCCCTGATCCACATGCAGAAACTCGACTATCTGGAGTTTGAGGAAGAGATCCAGCGGGCGCCGAAGATCGAGTTCTGA